A stretch of Canis lupus familiaris isolate Mischka breed German Shepherd chromosome 11, alternate assembly UU_Cfam_GSD_1.0, whole genome shotgun sequence DNA encodes these proteins:
- the CDC26 gene encoding anaphase-promoting complex subunit CDC26 yields the protein MLRRKPTRLELKLDDIEEFESIRKDLETRKKQKEEVDVVGISDGEGAIGLSSDPKSREQMINDRIGYKPQPKPNNRSSQFGSFEF from the exons ATGCTGCGGCGAAAACCAACCCGCCTAGAACTAAAGCTTGATGACATTGAGGAGTTTGAGAGCATTCGAAAGGATCTGGAG ACCCGtaagaagcaaaaggaagaagtGGATGTCGTAGGAATCAGTGATGGAGAAGGTGCCATTGGGCTCAGCAGTGACCCCAAGAGCCGGGAACAAATGATTAATGATCGAATTGGTTATAAACCCCAACCCAAGCCCAATAATCGTTCATCTCAATTTGGAAGTTTCGAATTTTAG